The Triticum aestivum cultivar Chinese Spring chromosome 3A, IWGSC CS RefSeq v2.1, whole genome shotgun sequence genome includes a region encoding these proteins:
- the LOC123060631 gene encoding dol-P-Man:Man(6)GlcNAc(2)-PP-Dol alpha-1,2-mannosyltransferase, with amino-acid sequence MSISSARQRRSTAASPLTDDGYSKEAKERRRRTDGEEVEEGMRWFLPFLALGLLRHMSASSNLIHDCDEVFNYWEPLHFLLYRFGFQTWEYSSDHALRSYLYLFIHGLVAGPASSIFGGEHKVRVFYAVRIFLGLLSTITETVLVVALSRRYGKRLACYVLAMLCLTSGCFFASTSFLPSSFSMYAVTLSSALFLLEKYACAVAVAAAGVILGWPFSILVFLPVTVYSLFRGHFKRVFLSGLLTSLCLLVLSVVADYYSYGRWTSSVFNLLKYNVLGGGESHLYGTEGTTFYFRNAFNNFNFAFVLALLFVGVALSARKNYAPDLLIVVSPVYIWLAFMSLQAHKEERFLYPIYPLICVAAASVIDSFPYFFHDKYANEQSIFEKIAKGLRPLILGFILCTSHSRTFSMLNGYGAPLQIYRHLEYHEDTGPGSILCVGSEWHRYPSSFFVPSYISEVRWIDDGFRGLLPFPFNETLGGTTAAPSYFNTKNKASDKQYLKDIGACNLLMELDLRRPYPSRGNDLSTWETLAALPFLDRELSPALYRSFFIPYQWEHKNVFGLYKLLRRLPTDQGQLKANSSADAAFASVS; translated from the exons ATGTCGATCTCGTCGGCGCGCCAGCGCCGGTCCACGGCTGCGTCGCCGCTAACCGACGACGGGTACTCCAAGGAGGCCAAGGAGAGGAGGCGGCGCACCGACGGCGAGGAGGTGGAGGAGGGCATGCGGTGGTTCCTCCCGTTCCTGGCCCTCGGCCTCCTCCGCCACATGAGCGCGTCCTCCAACCTGATCCACGACTGCGACGAGGTGTTCAACTACTGGGAGCCCCTCCACTTCCTCCTCTACCGCTTCGGCTTCCAGACCTGGGAGTACAG TTCCGACCATGCTCTTAGGTCATATTTGTACCTTTTCATTCATGGTCTTGTAGCTGGTCCTGCTTCATCAATCTTTGGCGGTGAACATAAG GTTCGTGTGTTTTACGCTGTGAGAATCTTTCTTGGACTTCTATCGACTATAACAGAAACTGTTCTGGTAGTTGCTCTTTCAAGAAGATATGGAAAGAGACTTGCTTGTTATGTCCTTGCAATGCTATGCTTAACCAGTGGCTGCTTCTTTGCTAGTACCA GTTTCTTGCCAAGTTCGTTCTCCATGTATGCTGTAACACTTTCATCGGCACTCTTCCTTCTAGAGAAGTATGCTTGTGCAGTCGCTGTTGCAGCTGCTGGAGTAATTCTTGGCTGGCCTTTCTCGATTTTGGTGTTTCTCCCTGTCACTGTTTACTCATTATTCAGGGGACATTTTAAAAGGGTGTTTCTGTCTGGACTTTTGACTTCACTATGCCTTCTT GTCCTTTCGGTTGTTGCTGATTATTACAGCTATGGTAGATGGACATCATCCGTGTTCAATCTTCTAAAATATAATGTGCTTGGTGGTGGTGAGAGTCACTTGTATGGAACAGAGGGGACCACATTCTACTTCAGGAATGCATTCAATAACTTCAATTTCGCATTTGTTTTGGCTCTGCTATTCGTGGGGGTTGCACTATCTGCAAGGAAGAACTATGCCCCAGATCTGTTGATAGTTGTCTCTCCTGTCTACATTTGGTTGGCTTTCATGTCTTTGCAGGCGCATAAAGAAGAAAG GTTTCTCTATCCAATTTATCCATTGATATGTGTGGCAGCAGCTTCTGTTATTGACAGCTTTCCTTATTTTTTCCACGACAAATATGCAAATGagcagtcaatttttgagaag ATAGCGAAGGGTCTGCGGCCTTTGATCCTAGGCTTTATTTTGTGCACCTCACACAGCCGAACATTTTCTATGTTGAATGGATATGGTGCTCCTCTGCAGATCTATCGGCATCTAGAATATCATGAAGATACTGGGCCTG GGTCTATTCTGTGTGTTGGAAGTGAGTGGCACCGCTATCCTTCATCATTCTTCGTACCCTCCTATATCAGCGAAGTTCGCTGGATAGACGACGGTTTCCGAGGCCTTCTCCCATTTCCCTTCAACGAAACTCTGGGAGGCACCACTGCTGCTCCATCTTATTTCAATACCAAGAACAAGGCCTCCGACAAGCAATAC ttgaAGGACATTGGAGCCTGCAACTTACTGATGGAACTTGATCTGAGGCGGCCTTACCCCTCTCGTGGAAATGACCTGTCAACATGGGAG ACACTGGCAGCGCTACCATTTCTAGACAGAGAGCTTTCGCCGGCACTATACCGATCGTTCTTCATACCATACCAATGGGAGCACAAGAATGTTTTCGGCCTGTACAAGTTGCTGAGGAGGCTGCCTACTGACCAAGGGCAACTCAAAGCTAACTCATCGGCAGATGCCGCATTTGCTTCTGTGAGCTGA